GATACGGTGGATTTGGAGAACTCCGTGCCGCATAGTTCATCAACAACCGCCCTTACCTTCCTGGTGGATACGCCGTTCACGACCATCTCGACCATGGCCAGCAAGAGCGCCTGCTCGCTCCGCTGGTACCGCTCGAAAAGCTCCGTGGAGAAGTGCCCGCTCCGGAGACGGGGAACCATAAGCGTAAGTTCTCCTACGCGAGACTTGAGCAGCTTATCCCGATACCCGTTGCGGTACCCCTGCCGCTCTTCGGTACGTTCGTATGGCTTGGCCCTGAGTTGTTCGGTAGCCTGAGCATCGAGTATCTGATTCACGATGTTCTCCACCAACCGAGCCAATCCATCATCCCGAATAAATAATCCTTGCAAGAGATCACAGTCTACGGTAACCTGGTAGTGAGCCATCTTTTCTCCCTCCTGATGATTAAGATTAAGCTACTTCTTATCTACCAGAGGGAGGGGTGGCTCTCCTGCTTCAAGCCATCAATTTTACACCATCATAATGGACACTACTTTGTTTTGCTGCATTGTGGGATGATTTGTTCTTCTTATTTAAACCGTTGATGGTGGATTTGTGGTTGCCTGTCTTTAATGACTGGTCTGGGGATATGAATGAGGTCCCCGATTTGTATAGGAAGCATTTTTCAAAGATATTTGCACAAGATGGGCAGAGGGTGTGGAGCTTGAGGATGCTTCCTGTTAGGGAAGGTTACGCTCTAATATCTAATTTTTTGGGAAACTCCACATATAGAGCGGCTAGGAGAGTGATGATTCCCAAAGATGGAGATTGATAACCTTATAACTTATGGTTGGGCTCTTTGGTGTCCCATAGCGGGACAGCTTTGGGATTGGGGCATTGATCTGAAAGATGAAGAGTCGAGGTTTGTTTTTGAAAAAAGTTGGTTCTTTATTGATTACGATAAAGAAGACCTTTGGGAGCATATGGAAATTAATGATTTTGCCCCTCATGTAGAGTTTTATAAAAAATTTGTCTGTATTTATGCGGCGCAATGGCCTCCTTTGCATGTATGGATAGGCGCAGCCTTGAGGTTGCTTTTTGTAGTTCCAGAGATGGATCACGGATATGTTGTAAGAATGAACAATTATCAAACGGAAAAGATAAAGGTAAAGTTGAACGAGGTCATAAAAGAAAAATTGTTTTCTAAATGGGAAGAGTTAGATCACGGTTCATTCTTCAAGCGAGTGAATAAGTGTCAATTTTGCTTTTTAAGGGATTTGTGTTGGTTTTTGCAGGAGGTTTCGATTTGAATATTGGGGAGAAAAAACAAAAAAGAGAGATAACGATAATTCAGGGTTGGAGAACCCCATATGTTTCGATGTTTATTCCTGCAGACCCGGTAGTTTTTCCTTACAGAGTCTTAAGGTTGGCACAGGCCGTCTATTATGCAACACCAGAGAAAAGGATTAGGGTGATAAAGACTCTGCTCAAAGGAGTTGCAGAATCGTATGTTTTTTGGGCAAATATTTGTTCCCAATGTCTCATAACGGAAGAAATTCTAAGAGCTGTTAGGGTTTTCAGGAGAAATATAGACAGTATTGGCGAAGTGAAAGAAGGATTAGGCTTTGAAGGAAATTTTCACAAGGAAATTTTTGAGATTTGGATGCGTAATGTTCCTCCGGAATTTGGTTTTACAGGTAGAAACAGGCAGCCCCCGCGAGACCCTCTAAATGCTCTTATATCTTATGGTAACAGCTTAATGTACAAAATATGTGTTCCTCCGCTTCAAAAGGCGGGATTCAATACTTCAGTGGGATTCTTGCATCAGCCTGGCAGAGGGCGCCATACCCTTGCGTTGGATATTGCTGAATTGCTAAAACCTGTGTTAGTCGAGGCTGTTATTTGGAACATGCTGCTTGAAGGAGAGTTTGCAAGAGATATGACTACAGAGGGTCCTGGTGGATGTTTTTTAAATAAGGATGGCAAAAAGGCGTACCGTGATTCTCTTTTTAAAATGGTAGAGGATCTTTTTGGGGGAAGTACTAGATGCCATTTTGGATGGCCGATCAATTTGTTGAAAGCCCTTGAGGAAACAGTGGCACGTATTAGTAGGGATTTGATACAAGAGACAATTCCTGAATCATGGGTAGTCTTCAGGAGGTAGGCATGTTCAGAGTGTTGGTGTATGACGTTTCGCAAAAGAAAGTTTACAAAGTAAGAAGATATCTTGCGGACAAGATGTTTTGGGTGCAAAATAGCACTTTCGAAGGATATCTTACGGAAGAACAAAAGCTAGTGGTAATGGAAAGTTTGGGGAAAATACTGGATCCTGAAGAGGACAGCATAATGATTTTTTCAACGGAATCAGAGTATGCATGGAAGAAAATGATATTAGGTGTAGATAAAAGTTGTATTAGTTACCTGTTGAAATATGGTGGAGGTGAAAAGGATGAGGAACAAGAAGGAAATTAACACGTTCATTATATACGACGTAGGACAAAAAAGGGTGCCTAAAGTGCATAAAGTTTTGTGCAGTTACATGTTTTGGGAGCAAAACAGCGTGTTTTCTGGGAATATATCCAAAGGAATGCTCAAAAAAATTTTATATAAACTTGATGTCATAATTGATACAAAGTGTGATTGTGTTTACTGTTACAGTTTACGATATCCTTATACTCTTCAGGTGGAGCGGTGGGGCAAGTATTCTACCAGATATAGTGAAATAGTGCGCTTGTAGTTGTGGTCTGCCTCCGCGGAGAGTGTTTCTACGCAAACATAGTTCTGTTTTTCACTTATTCTTAAGTCTTGCAAATACTGGTATTATAATAAGGGATTCAATCGAACCGATACGGAATGGAAACCGTCCCGTCGCTCACATTGTGGGCACATTACCAGATTCAATCGAACCGATACGGAATGGAAACTGTTTTGGCGCCCGCCACGTTTCGCTATTTGATTCAATCGAACCGATACGGAATGGAAACGTTACGCTCACGATAGGCAAGCTCCAGTATTTGATTCAATCGAACCGATACGGAATGGAAACATATTCTTTCGCCCTCAAACCTCAAAGGGCGGCGATTCAATCGAACCGATACGGAATGGAAACAAATAAACTGAGCTTTGTTTAGAGTTTCTTTGATTCAATCGAACCGATACGGAATGGAAACTAGCGCCGGCATGAAGAAGGGCGCCCCTCCTAGATTCAATCGAACCGATACGGAATGGAAACTGCCTCCAACATCTCATATCACTCCTTTTTGTTATGATTCAATCGAACCGATACGGAATGGAAACTTTCTGTTAACTGTCTAGCCCTGACGAAGACCTCTTCGATTCAATCGAACCGATACGGAATGGAAACGTCGCTATCGGATATATTCTTAATTTATCATACGGATTCAATCGAACCGATACGGAATGGAAACTGTGTCAAGCTCTAATGGTAAAGTCTAAATATTCGATTCAATCGAACCGATACGGAATGGAAACCAGTAAACGTCCCAGCCGTCCTCACGTAGCCACTTGAGATTCAATCGAACCGATACGGAATGGAAACAACATTTGGTGCAAGGCGTCATCGATGTCGTTAAGGATTCAATCGAACCGATACGGAATGGAAACACCTTTCCAAATATTATATTTTATTGTCAAGGATTCAATCGAACCGATACGGAATGGAAACTTCAGCGCTGCAAACGGAAGGATATAGGAGACAGATTCAATCGAACCGATACGGAATGGAAACCAATATCCAACCTTTTCATCGCTTATGCGGACAGGATTCAATCGAACCGATACGGAATGGAAACGCATCCCATCCTTTCCTTTCTTATTGTCAAGGTACGATGATTCAATCGAACCGATACGGAATGGAAACGTGCACTCCTCCGTACCATTTAGATAGTACGGAGCATAGATTCAATCGAACCGATACGGAATGGAAACCTGAAAATATTTTTTCAGCGCTGAATATGGGAGAATGGATTCAATCGAACCGATACGGAATGGAAACCCTGATTTGTTCCTGATCCAACTGTGGTAATTGGATTCAATCGAACCGATACGGAATGGAAACTACTACACCCCATCCTTTCTTATATTTTCTTGTCGATTCAATCGAACCGATACGGAATGGAAACTCGCGCCGATCGGGAGGCGTTGTGAAAAAGAGGAGCCCGATTCAATCGAACCGATACGGAATGGAAATTGTTCTCTCTGTATTGATATCTCCCTTTGGCGGATTCAATCGAACCGATACGGAATGGAAACCCTTGGACAGCCACCACCTTGCCCACATAGGCAAAGATTCAATCGAACCGATACGGAATGGAAACACTCCTATGCTTTGACTTATCTATGATTTTCGGTGTTTTTTCTAATAGATACCCAAAATGTTTTTCCTTTCCAGTCTCCAAGTCCCTTAAGGCTCTTACATGTCTTTTCTCCGTCTTGTGTGACTACTAAAGCTACACCAATTTCATGAAATTGCCCCGCTAGTGTCCAATTGATGTTTTGTCAATGCTCGAATTTCGGCCTCAGTTTTTGAGGTCTCTCCAATGTTGCGAGATGTTGGAATTCTTG
The DNA window shown above is from Thermovirga lienii DSM 17291 and carries:
- a CDS encoding CRISPR-associated protein Cas2 (PFAM: CRISPR associated protein Cas2~TIGRFAM: CRISPR-associated endoribonuclease Cas2~InterPro IPR021127~KEGG: gct:GC56T3_1416 CRISPR-associated protein Cas2~SPTR: CRISPR-associated protein Cas2;~TIGRFAM: CRISPR-associated protein Cas2), producing MRNKKEINTFIIYDVGQKRVPKVHKVLCSYMFWEQNSVFSGNISKGMLKKILYKLDVIIDTKCDCVYCYSLRYPYTLQVERWGKYSTRYSEIVRL
- a CDS encoding 5-dehydro-4-deoxyglucarate dehydratase (KEGG: ach:Achl_0351 5-dehydro-4-deoxyglucarate dehydratase~SPTR: Probable 5-dehydro-4-deoxyglucarate dehydratase) — encoded protein: MPVFNDWSGDMNEVPDLYRKHFSKIFAQDGQRVWSLRMLPVREGYALISNFLGNSTYRAARRVMIPKDGD
- a CDS encoding protein of unknown function DUF48 (PFAM: CRISPR associated protein Cas1~TIGRFAM: CRISPR-associated endonuclease Cas1~COGs: COG1518 Uncharacterized protein predicted to be involved in DNA repair~InterPro IPR002729~KEGG: tro:trd_0022 CRISPR-associated protein Cas1~PFAM: protein of unknown function DUF48~SPTR: Crispr-associated protein Cas1), coding for MNIGEKKQKREITIIQGWRTPYVSMFIPADPVVFPYRVLRLAQAVYYATPEKRIRVIKTLLKGVAESYVFWANICSQCLITEEILRAVRVFRRNIDSIGEVKEGLGFEGNFHKEIFEIWMRNVPPEFGFTGRNRQPPRDPLNALISYGNSLMYKICVPPLQKAGFNTSVGFLHQPGRGRHTLALDIAELLKPVLVEAVIWNMLLEGEFARDMTTEGPGGCFLNKDGKKAYRDSLFKMVEDLFGGSTRCHFGWPINLLKALEETVARISRDLIQETIPESWVVFRR
- a CDS encoding CRISPR-associated protein Cas2 (PFAM: CRISPR associated protein Cas2~TIGRFAM: CRISPR-associated endoribonuclease Cas2~COGs: COG1343 Uncharacterized protein predicted to be involved in DNA repair~InterPro IPR021127~KEGG: slp:Slip_1343 CRISPR-associated protein Cas2~SPTR: CRISPR-associated protein Cas2;~TIGRFAM: CRISPR-associated protein Cas2) yields the protein MFRVLVYDVSQKKVYKVRRYLADKMFWVQNSTFEGYLTEEQKLVVMESLGKILDPEEDSIMIFSTESEYAWKKMILGVDKSCISYLLKYGGGEKDEEQEGN
- a CDS encoding hypothetical protein (KEGG: cci:CC1G_05661 clathrin heavy chain 1~SPTR: Sigma factor-binding protein Crl); its protein translation is MEIDNLITYGWALWCPIAGQLWDWGIDLKDEESRFVFEKSWFFIDYDKEDLWEHMEINDFAPHVEFYKKFVCIYAAQWPPLHVWIGAALRLLFVVPEMDHGYVVRMNNYQTEKIKVKLNEVIKEKLFSKWEELDHGSFFKRVNKCQFCFLRDLCWFLQEVSI